CAACCCTGGGCCGGTTCCTATGACCTGTTCTGGTGGCTGCAAATCTGCTTTTCTGAGGGACTATGCTGGGGAGTGTGTTAACGCTGATGAGTGCATTGGAGGtacgtatttattttagaagcttatatatttttttgttctccGGCCGGAAAGCGTAAACTTTCGGCCCACTGCGCTAAACGAAACCGCTTTCCGGCTCCGTCggacaaaaaaaatagtatacacaCCTTGGCCAGTAAAAAAGAAAGCCTCAGATCACATGTTTCTAATCAAACAAGTCCGTGAGACCCATAGGGTTGTAAGCTGACATCATCGTGTATGGACGGAGCAGAATTTGCATTAACAGTCTGCATTGGCCTGCACAAGCACTGGTGGCCTAAAAAGTaccggtggcctagcggtaagagcatgcgactttcaatccagaggtcgtgggttcaaaccccggttcgtaccaatgagtttttcggaacttatgtacgaaatatcatttgatgtttaccagtcgcttttcggtgaaggaaaacatcgtgaagaaaccggacgGACCCCAATAAGGCCCAGTTTACCtcttgggttggaaggtcagatggcagtcgctttcgtaaaaactagtgcctaagccGATGGACAAGGacagcgcgaggaagaagattggCCTGGACAGagtgattttgttatgtctgaccaTTTTCATGATGTGGCTAACCGATTATTTTATGATTTCCACGTCATGACATGACCAATTCTAAGATCTGAACTCCGCATCAATTTCACACAAACGCTGCTACCCATTAATGATTTTTCGTAATTTATTGCTTCACAGAAACCAACCCGATCTGCTCAGCTAACGAGGAGTTCCTCGCTTGCGGCACAGCCTGCGCGCGCACCTGCACTGACCCTGAGCCCTTGAACTGTGGTCTAGCTTGCAGTATGGGGTGCTTCTGCAAGTCAGGATATGTCAGGGATCAGAAGACGAACAAATGTGTCACGTTGGATAAATGCCCAGTTTCCCCTATTGGTAAGTAGACAGAGTGTAACGGGTTATGATGATTAGGAGAGTAAAGTGTAGTTTAGCCTGTAGTAGGATGCTTGTACAAGTCTGGATACGTCAGCGATGAGAAGACTGCGACATTGGACAAATGTCCTGTTGGTGCTGAATAGACTGTTAGATTGTACCAACCCTGACTATGTGTAGTTTTGCCTGTAGGGGTGCTTCTGCAAGTCAGAATTTGTCAGGGATCAAAAGATGAGCAAATGATATTGGACGAATGTCCTGTTGGTGAGTAGTAGTTATATGGTACTAACCCGATCTATCATTGTGGTCTTGCCTGCATTATGGGGTGCTTCAGCAAATCAGGATATGTAAGAGATCAGAAAACAAATACCTAACACTCAAAAAAGGTCCAGTTGTTAAGTGACTAGCGTTAATGGTTGCTAGCATGGATTTGTAATATGACTTGCTTCTTTAAGATACCTCAGAACAGATGTCAGCATGGAATAATCAACATGAGTTTCTTCTATAAGGTTGTCATTTGTATCAAGTGCTAAGCAAGATTGTGTAATGAGATCTGTTTTCATCCTGATCCATCCATCCTGTGTTTGTATCACACCCTCATGTCTCATAAAATTTGACGGAACTGCTTCTTCTAGAGTTACCTATTATGCAAAATTGCTGCCTGCTGGAATTAAATATGACCGCTGTTTTAACGATCGAGTGAAAAATCGAATGGAATCTGATTTAAATAGACGCATAAGATCGGGGGCACACTGACGTTGTCTCTTGCTTTCAGAACCATGTCTAAATGAGAATGAAGTCTACGACCTGTGCCTAGCTAGCTGCGAGCCCTCATGTGACAACCCTACCCCCATCTGTAGTAAAAAGTGCACTGGAGGCTGCGTGTGCGCACCCGGTCTGCTCCGCGACGGTTTTGGGGACTGCGTCAGTGTGGACAAGTGTGGAAATGGCACTAGCACTGATGGGGCGCTCAAGCAGTATATGGatattattagtaaaattatGACTTTGTCCAAACCGtagataatttttaagaaattcatatacatataacataataaaattatgtaaaataatgtttCATATAATTACTATTACCGTCTTTTTGTAAAACGGACCCATAGACGAACGTTACTAATATTCATCTAAGACACTTAAAAGGGAAGAAAAttagatttataggttttcctgtttttcaaattttgcaaaaaaaaactcgtttcaaaacagcaaaacttataaacttAGAAAATATGGTGttaaagcgatcgacatcaaaatcaaagcgattattatttttcttattatttattatgtatcgttatttatggaatggaaaGTTAAATATCAGCATGGAAATCCATTTAAACCAaaatttaattgcttatcgtaataagcgatttgttaagatttagttagcggAAACATTttcctcccgaaatggaatttcatagtaaATTATCGTCATTTCGTTAGATgcaaaagctattcttccctcttaacgcaAATTAAATGTCCCATTCTTGGAGACATAATTAAGCTACCTCTATATCAGGTATCTTATTTAATTTGAAGTACTTTCATAATAAGTAGAAAATATAGAAACCTGGAAAAGTTAAGTTAGCCTCCTAAGACCCAGCCATACACAtgtaaaatccaaaatttgtcACTGAAATTTTTACCTAGAGTGTaggaaatagagttgattttgctTTGTTTGAAAACTGAAAGAAACAAAGCAAATTCAAAtattccaattgaatatgatataaattttaTCGAACTAAAGTCCTATAGGTCGGACCTTGGGCATTAGAAggttaggtacagtcacgtctaaaaatatcgatacgaacaaagagagccaaaaatatgaatgcacgaccttattgcccgtaataatatattaaggtagtgtataaatatttttggcactttatccgtatcgatattttcagacgcgaccgtactataatattatattgctTGTACGATAAATAGTTgaagaatgaaaataaatactccaaaaacattttcacttattttatttccttaaaatttaaattaggattaagtaaataatgcataaaattattgaatacttTCATCTAACTAAACATAACTGGATCAATATAAAACTTAATGTTAAAATACTTTCATTGCAGTTGTTCGAAGAGGTGTTTTTCATCGGTAGGGTTATGATGTTCGCTATCTGTAACAAGAAATTCTATCtttatcatcatcttcctcgcgttgtcccggcattttgccacggacGTGAGGGAATAGATAATATCTttgataatatgtatataattcaaaattctaaattaaCTAAACCTGGACATTGGAACTTACTTGCGAAATTAAgcgaaaataaataacaaaaagaaaCTTGGTTcatggtaatttttattttctaactgTAACTTGTACTGCCATCTGTTGACaatataaagaacaaaaacCTACATTAAGACAACAAGCGCCATCTATGGACTATGCTTTGAATTATAATGCCGATAGGCTGACTTTCAGTTATTACTGAACCAAGCTTTCCGGCACGTAACTTGAGTTTGTATTTAGTACGTGCGTATCATGATAGATGGCCCTGTTGAGAATATTATTATCtagaaaataagaaaatatatcttacaaatataaaataataataactattaacaAGTTAACGAGGTATAAAActgaataatattatattatacgcAGACGGGCATGGTTTCGAAGATAGAAAGATGAGATATTGCTTaggaatttaatataaaaataataccatCCACGcatatttataacaaagtttTCCGTcgcatctgtctgtctgtatgttggACGGATTTTCATGCTGTTTTTATGAACCTATCAAAAGAGAGATTCTGATTctcgaggaaggtttaggtgtataatttgttaaggaaGCCGGGGCGAGCTAGTAACGCGTAGCCAGCCTGCAATCTAGGGGGGCAAGCTGATATCGTCGGAGGCCTGGAGGAGAGGGATGCTGCAGTGGGGCatatattgtatgtaaaatttgagctctagaggggggggggggggcagctgAAAGCTTTGgtgaagttaatattttcggaaacaatcactccgaaagaataaaaataatcccATACCCAAGAGGGGTTTGTGACAAGAAATAAGGTTTTTTAGgtatacttttgaaaaatatacctaaaaaaGATTGATTTTTTGTCACAAAACTCTAAGAAAGAAAGACGGTCGTTTTAACGTTATATGACTCAATTCTTCTTATTAATTTCTGCTTGTTGAATCaaacatgtattttattaaattctaaaACTTAACTAACTATAACTAACCTAGCACCCGCCACACGACACAGCCGTCACCTTTTTGTACTCGTCCTCCCGTATTCCGTACGCCAAATACGAATAAGACAGGAACTCGGAACGGTTCGACGCCAGCCGGAACACCATGCTTCGGGAACCCGTGGAACCCGATGTGACGCAGAAATCCACTTCGCCTGATGTGTCCACTGTGGCGGAGACTTCGAGGTATGATATTACGTAGTTTTTCTGAAATGGAATGATAAATTACAATGCGTACATTTTCGTAGTTCAGATCTAGCGTCAAGCAGTGGATTTATCAGttctgctacttgacaatagatgtcgcgacgaacgaaaagtcgaATGcttaacaattttcagctaatattataatcgTATTAACCGAAACTCTACATACTTTCAACTCCTTGTGGTTGTTATATTAgatgtaaattgttgagcaatacacatttcgtcagtcgcgacattCGTGACATCTAGTAGTaggttttaaattaggtataactGGTTATAGTTGTATTTCGCTATTTATATCACTAAGCTTTGATTACCGGTACGTCAATAACGGTATTTATGTCTATTAGCGATTTGGCCATTAGACAACAATACCTGTATTTGACATGTTACCCTTAAATACCATTACCGGTTATACATGTCAATGTAAATACActcctttattttatttcttcgaATATCGCTTTGCCGTATTGCTGAATTGTCAGAATATTTCGGACTTAGTACTTTGGCTAGGCTTTTCCTTTTCGAATAAAATGAAGGACAGAATAATAGTAGACAATATTCttcatttatattataagttaattattttaacgtaAAGTACCATCTCATAAAATATCGGTAGCTAActtgttagcaccttatatagCAGAAAACGCTTCTTttttagagtctgtgcggaaagagaagagtcgtggaatgtatggggcccaatacattgaattccacgactcttctctttccgcacagactctagtaGACATTCGTTGTTTTAAAAATTACCCCAATACACCCTATTGCGTGTCCGTTCCGTCGGGGGTAAGACATTGAGAGTATGTAATATGTTTGACATATTACTAAACATTATaggaaataatgtaataattgagACTAATATATTTGACATATTACTAGACATTATAGGTAAAACTGTAATAATTACCTTGGCGGTAGCGGTGACAGTGACGAAGAACGGGTCGTAATTGTTTCGATGTCGGTATCGGTCCGACCCTCCCACCATTGGCAAGGAATCTGGAACATTATCCGGTAATATTTTTAGTGTATGGGGTATGTACTATAAAAGATCAGAAAAAAATAGTTATCTAACCTAAAAACTAATTGCGCAACAAAAAAACACTAATTGCACAGCAAAACAGCATTCTACTGAGGacctcagattttttttattacgtttttttgagagaagcggtggtggccgagtggatatgacgtccgactttcaatccggaggtcgtgggttcaaatcctggctcgtaccaattagtttttcggaacttatgtacgaaatgtcatttgatatttaccactagcttttcggtgaagggaaacatcgtgaggaaacctgcacacatctgcgaagaaattcaacaaaggtgtatgtgaagtccccaatccgcattgggctagcgtggggactatagcccgagccctcttgcacatgagaggaggcctgtgcccagcaatgggacgtatataggctgaattattattattttattattataatttttttgagaGAGAGAAATTGTTAACAAACTGCCAAGAAATAGAGATCCCAcgaaaaacatttcatgtaaagtgtTGCCAAGACTAACAGGTACATAGAGCTTTTACACTAAAAAGTTAGCAGATCCCGCACGCTTGGTCAAACAATacggcttggccgtttcgttactgtcactataaacaaaaaaaaggagtgtacctacagatttttaaagggtcggcaacgcgcatgtaacataggagttgcaggcgtccataggctacggtgactgcttaccatcaggcgggccgtatgcttgcttgccaccgtcgtggtataaaaaaaaagaaaaaaacactcCCGCGGTGTACTtgtataggtaattaattaGGTAGTACAAAGTACTTAGCATCTAACATAGGTCTTTAAAATTCTGAAAGTGATATAACGGGATTGCCATATGCCagcaacgaaacggccaagccgtACTATTTGACTGTACTGCTAgaggttcaagaggaatttcctcccgcgtacgctccggctgtggaatgacagtatggggttcttcaaaaaagaagtgtacaggtttttaaagggtccatagttgcaggcatccataggctgcggtgactgctcaccatcaggccagccgtatgctggtttgccaccgtcgtggtataaaaaaaagtacttacggTCATATTCTATCCCAACTCTGAATTTCTTCGTCTCATGCGTCTGCGGCAGAGACGTCACACCCACAGCCATAACGACCAGAATTATTTTGCCCAACATATTTCCCCCAACACTAAAACAATACTGACATTCTTTTAAGATGAAATAACGATTTACACTGAACAATCGAGTTCAAATACATCTGTACAAGCAAACCTTCCATAACTATATATCCACGCTTCGAAGACACTGATAATAATgacgtgtatatatatatttggagCGTTGGCTTGTagagatgtttgtgaactcgaccgTAAAAATGTTCATTGTAAAATGGACTTTAATACAACGTGATAGTGACGCGATAATCTTTATCATGTTTTATCGAATTTCGGATGTCAGTTGGATTTCCTCTTGTAGATGATAGTGAAGTGTCGTAATGTTATCTAGAGATAATCTTTTGCAACTGGATGTTTGAGAAAACTTAAGTGTGTCAGTGTCGTAtgatgtctttttttttt
This Cydia pomonella isolate Wapato2018A chromosome 16, ilCydPomo1, whole genome shotgun sequence DNA region includes the following protein-coding sequences:
- the LOC133526218 gene encoding uncharacterized protein LOC133526218, with amino-acid sequence MLGKIILVVMAVGVTSLPQTHETKKFRVGIEYDHSLPMVGGSDRYRHRNNYDPFFVTVTATAKKNYVISYLEVSATVDTSGEVDFCVTSGSTGSRSMVFRLASNRSEFLSYSYLAYGIREDEYKKVTAVSCGGC
- the LOC133526661 gene encoding serine protease inhibitor swm-1-like encodes the protein MTKFTGNIVFIYCCVVTLVVGVYIAKEECPPNEEYLLCGTACPFNCSNPGPVPVTCSDDCIEGCFCKSGFLRNDTGVCVNADECIGETNPICSANEEFLACGTACARTCTDPEPLNCGLACSMGCFCKSGYVRDQKTNKCVTLDKCPVSPIEPCLNENEVYDLCLASCEPSCDNPTPICSKKCTGGCVCAPGLLRDGFGDCVSVDKCGNGTSTDGALKQYMDIISKIMTLSKP